TAAAAACGCTGGAGCCCACTGCTCTAGGCTAAAGACTGTGACAGCTCTTGGTTTGGCCATGGAAATTAAGGCTCATCGTTTTCAGTTATTGTTGCGCTTTGAGTGCCCAGTTCGATTGCTGGGCTCTCCTTTGTTGAAGTTTGGGGTGCTCCTAGCAGCTTAGGTGCCTAACGCCATAAGCCACTAGAAAAACATGGGCCTAACAGCGTTTAAAGTATTATCTGAACAAATGCCCTAGAAACACATGGTCTAGACCTCGCCTCCCACTAGGTTTACTGATCCTCTATTTGAAGTACTGCTACCTGCTGCATAGAAGAAACAGTTGAGAATTACAACATCCTCTCTTTATTAGCTTAAGCAACATCCAACAGAAGCTGAGTCTAGTGGCAAAATCCTTAGGTTTCAGCTGGGTGCATGGGATGGGAAGGAAGAAAAGCATGTGCTAATAATTACGTCTGTCTTCAGCTTCTCGAGCAAGCCTGTGCTTTTCTACATGCATATGCACAACTTTTAGTGGGGGAAGAGAAGGCGTTTTAAAAGCCAAATGAGGGAAATTAATGTAGCATTGCTCTATTCTCCACTTGCGATTAAAACTGTTTCCTGATAAGTGGAACTTGCTGTGTAtaacttggggtggggagagggagagaaccactttctctctcttccccctcattAAAGGAAGAGAATTGATGCAGGGGACAAGTGGCTGAACATAAGTTGGGGAGTATTTTAGGTCTCTTCAGCCACAGCGCGCTTGTGCTTTTTAGCTCTCTTTTGAACTGCTTAGTTGaactgtggagaaagtgaaggtTAAATTCTCATCAGCCTGGAGGAGTTATGGGAGATGCTGAGCTAAACCCACAACTCAGCAGTCACAGGGGCTGTTTACCACCGGAAGAGCAGTTGCAGTTTGCTTGGAATTTCCATTCTCCCCACAAAAGAATTCAGAGACAGGAAGTGACCCAAGAGCCCAGCCATGGACAAACCAATCAAAATCCACAGAACTttggcactgaagtacatgggctCCAATCTGTgtgaggagaaaacacagttaacTTACGAGTAGTCAACCCTGGCCTATTGCTACTGCAGTGTTAATACGTTCATTAAAAGAGAACAATGACCTCCTCTCACAGGAATGATTTTTCTATGTAACAGGCTTTGCAAACAGCCACCTTCTGCCCTCAAAAATCCAGGGTGTTTTTAAGCTATTTATTTTCAGTTCGGTGCAGCCTAGCAAGGCATCTTTGTCATTGACAAATAGTAAGACCCCCCACTTTTGCATAGGTGGTTGTGACACTGAAGACACCACATACTAGAACAGCCGGCTtcacaagtgcttgtgggtgaCAAGATGGGACGCACAACCTCAGTAAGCCATTGAGAGGCTGGGCCAGGCAGTTATTTAACAGGAAACTTTTGTGTTGGCTTTAGCATGCTTAAATACCTTCAGCCGGTTCAGAATCCATTTACTTTGTTATAACCTTTGTCTCAAACTAGTAACCTTGAGCAGCAGCCTGTTTAACGCTATAAAGCGGGCTGGCTAGAGTTAGTGTTAAGCACCATGGAGTCAGCCTCGAGTGCAGATTGAGTGTTATGGACTACGAGCGTTCCCGAGGAAAGATGTACGCTTTGTTTAGAGGAACTGCACTGCCCATTGTTACACTCCAGTGCACAGAACTCCTGTCGTTTGGTTTAGTCCCCCTTGATGAACTGGTAACACATTCATGGTGCTGTTGCCAGGGGCGGCAGGGAGCAATTAATAGCAGCAGTGGGTTTCTAACAGCAAAGGGGGTAAGGAGACAGGCCCAGAGCCTCCTCTCAGGTATTTTGGCAcctgactcccactgattttaatgtgTAGAAGGCAGGCTCTTTGTTGGGCACTTTCACCCACCCGATTTCATGCCTGGCTACATACTCACCTTCCATGGGCAGACAGCCTGTATCCCTGGAAGTACTGGTACCGAGCATACAAGTAGAGTAGCCCACAGACTGCAGCCACACCTAGACATGAAGCCAAGAACCAAAATTACCACCATTGGGCACTGCCAGAGTCTGAAGGCAGGGATACAAAGGCCGACAAGTAACTGTCAGAGAACAATTCAGCAAAATCAGAATTACAAATTGACAGTAAGACACCTGCCCACTgcatccagtgctgcctgggAGGCAGGGGCCCATTGCCCTCCCACTATGTACTGGCCATAAGGACAAGtgaaagggggcagggcctgtggggagaggtgggtgtaggagcagggcctcaggggaaggggcagcttaGGGCCTGTGGcttgcaggggaagggaggggtgaggccaTGGGGGGAAGGCACCTGCTGTCACCCCTGCTGGGAGGGGTAATCATGGCTTTTTCCCCAGGCTACAAGCCGTAttcccacacccctccctcttTAGGAGAAATACATGAAGAGTAGTACAGTGCCTGAGACGTTTAGGAACTACTGCATGTCAGGGCCAAATATGAGCAAAGTTAGCAGCTTGAGGAGTAGGAGGAAGACTGGACTAGTTCATCTCCAAAGGCTAGAAGCACTAACTAGCCACAGGACAATGCAACTATGTAAATGTCTCCCCTGGGAAAGGCACAAAGACCTCCCCTTATCAAGCGGTTGGCATGTCAGATTTTCAGTATTAAAATGTAGCTGCCCAGACCAATGGCGGTTCATTTAAGTCTGGCCTATTtctccccttttcccctcccacttccccatGTTGAAACAGCTCATCCTTGAGCTCCAGGAGGCTGCTTGCTTCCAGCAATTAGCTAGCACCAGTTTGATGTAAGTGCACCAATGTTAGAAACCCAATCCAGTGTCTGGATTTTGGtggaatttttaattattttacctTGTTGGAAGAAGAGTCCAGCCACCCATAGGACAGACACAAAGATTGGAAAGTATTCGGAGCAGTTCGCCCTAGGGAGAACCAGGGAAGATAAAGTTAAAACTGCATCACTACCCCTCCCAGGACAGTGCAGTTAGCAATTCagtttcaaaaatatattttgtcgCAAGTGGGCAGGATGAGTTTGTGGCATTGTGGGCGATGGGCCCCCTTTCTGCATTGTAGGGCAAATATGCAGGCCAGGTTAGGGAAAAGCACCAGTAAACCAATATTTGCAGTGCTTTCAGTCTTCTGAACACTGCCAAAATTAGCATTTCCCACCAATCCTGAGTGGAAATGGCATAAACTCCTCTTCAGAGGGGTTATGTAATGTGCCTCAAACCACAGGCTTTCTGCATCAGAGCTAGAATTAAACATGTGTAAGGTATTGCCCCCTTTAAATTATTAACAGGAAATTACCCAATCACCTAAAGCATAAAGTTGTAGGTGTTTAAGAATTGCTCTGTGCCACGCTGATGTGCTAAGTCAAACTTTTGCTCAACCTTAAAAGTCCCCAGGATCCCGAAAGGAGCATTCTGGCATTCGTCACTCAGCAATGGGGAATAAAACCTCCagctccacttttttttttaaatggcaaaaggCACTAAATCTTCTGCAAGCAAGTACATGGAGACTCTTCCAAATGTGAAAAGTTTTACAATTCCATGGACAACTCATCTAAAATTTGGCCAAAATAGTCGCCTCTGGCCTTAGGGGCTATGCCACATTTGAGTCAGAAACAGGAGTGCTTCAAATTTTACAAAACACATGCATTTAAACCcttagctagagagagagagagagaggctgccgGTTTTCCACTATGAAATAATAAatctgtgtttttaaaaacatcaaaacAGCTAATCCATTAGAATCAATTTCCACAGAAATAACCTTCCCCACGTAATAATTATCACATCACCTCCGCCACAAAAGATGCAATATTGATTCGCAGGCTCACATCTTCTGCCATGCACAGAATTAAACAACGAGTTTTGTGGGCTTGAACTGGCTGTTGCATTTCACACTTGGTGGCATTTCTTTGTGTCTTAAGTGAACATTTCGGACGGTccaaacatttactgtttgctgGCTGAGGAAATACAGCCTAGCATCTGTTCAGAATTTACTGCTGTATTGAAACCAGCATTTCAATTGTCATAAAAAAATCACAGCCTATTTCTTTTACCGCCCTGTTGAAATAAGAGGCAGAACATGGCTAAAAGGAACAAATTCTTCCTCTCCCCTTTTGACTGGGGAAACAACAGAGTCCAATGTTCGTTAGCAGTGTGACGGACCTGAGCAAGAGCCAAGGCCTTGTGTCTTTCCTCAGGAATTTCACTGATTCAGCGGTCAGGGTGGGTGCACCCACACTGACCCGCTCAAAGTGCAGAGATTGAGAAAAGGCTGGGCCTCAGGGTTCTTACAGATACAGCACTCCCTTACCTTGCACCCCTTCGCTCAACAGAGCAAACGGGAACACAGGCTGGGCAGAATTAACTTAATGAGCTGCTTGTAACAgctcaaaaataaatgtttctgttacacctcaaaggaaacctgcatgaccccttcaaaagatgagcccaCGCACTTCAAATCATAACTTTGCTAGGCCACAGCGAGGCTCTGTGGCTGGATCAGTCTTCCCAGGAGCTCAAGGGAGGCTGGACGTAGCGCCTGACTCTAGCCTCGGTTTAGATGTAAACACAGCGAGTAAAGGAAAAATCTCTTACTGAGCTCTGAAGACTCTCTCAAATTCTGGTGGGCCTGCTGTATCTGGGGGGGAGACGCTGTACTTCCGTCTGGCATAGATCACCTGCAGTGCAAAATAGGCTGGAAGAAACGAGCAAAGACGGTAACACTGACAGCTGTACATTGCACGTTACACTCATTACACtaccccaggggtcggcaacctttcagcagtgctgtgccaagtcttcatttattcacgcggATTTAAGggttcgtgtgccagtcatacattttaaagtttttagaagatctgtctataatatataactaaactattgttgtatgtaaagtaaataaggtttttaaaatgtttaagacacttcatttaaaattaaattaaaatgcagagccccccccgacTGGTGGCCAGGAGCCGTGCAGtataagtgccactgaaaatcagcttgtgtgccaccttcggcacccgtgccataggttgcctacccctgcactaccCCCTGCATTATCTGGTTTGGAACTAAGGGAGTTCTAAAAATAGCCACCATGTGTCTAAATTTTCATTACAAAGTCTATGAAAATCAGACACTGTTAATGGGTGGACTGAATAAATTACCCCCATTTATGTCATGTATGTGCATTGTATTGAACAGACTGTATGGCACAGACAATTTAGACTTTGCCTTGTGCTTTGCATCGCAATCTCACacgcagccagcagcagcagtaacaGACACTCTGGTGTATACTGTTTCATAACAAGCTAAAGTTAGCCACAGCTCCAGCTGCACACGGCCTAGAACAATACTGGACTCACAACCCCACAAGttcaaaaaaaatcatgagtcagaaaCCTAAAAATTATGACAGTAAAAGCGCTCTCATTATTTTTGGGCCAAAATATTAATCGTAGTTTTGGCCAGTCGTCTGGTCAATGCCCCTAACGATGCTCAGCATGTGTGGGGTGATTACAGCAGACAAATGATCATAATTAATATCCTAGCTCTTATATAACACTTTTAATCAGCagctctcaaagcgctttacagagTGAAGTATTGGtgtagccccattttacagatgaggaaactgaggcagagccagagtcacttgcccaaggtcaggcaTAGTCCAGAGCTGGGAGTATAACTCAGAGCTAcagagttccagtccagtgctcgtCCACTAGCCCACGCGTCCTCTGGCCCCAGAGCCTCTGTGCTCCTGCTTCTCACAACTCACTTCCCTGAAATCTGGCCCAGCTCCAAGAGCCAGGGCTCCCCTGGGAACGTACCTCCATTAAAACTGCCTGAGGTGAGGCTGCAGTGCAACAGCTGAGCTTTGGGaaaggcggggcgggggggcaggaacACACCCATACAGCgctgctccagctctgacccACTCAGCTTGTAAAGTGGCGCCTGGCTGCTGAAGGAGGAACTGCAGGCAGCGCTGCCTGTGTTTCCTGGCACGACCGCCTAGTGCCAGCCCAATGATAACCGTGTGAGGGCTGGTGACACAGGCAATGGCGCGCTGCCCCCTCAAGCCCCAAGAAAAAGGAGCTGTTTAGGATGAAAGCAAAGAACAAAGGGACCTGGTCAAAACCCACTTCCTCCTTTTGTTAAACACAATCGGTGAGGAAGtagctggagccagggccagtgcaaggctattttgcgccctaggcgaaacttccaccttgcccccccgcccccacccccactttataaactttcaaaaatgaatactgcctaatgtggcattgttcattagaatgaATACACATGCGGcttgaaaatgtattaatttcattatttagtttACAtagttaatgaaaataaatgaataacctgacagagtgtggggctggcttcgggcagggcggagggggcagtggggggctgaCTGGAGACGGGGTGGGGCTGGCtttgggcctggggcagagccagagcagcagacAGCAGCGCCCCTGGCAGCCGGAGGAGGAATGACATCACTTCCTGGCTTGCCGGCCGGAGCTGATCAAAGCTGCAGCGCCCCCTCGCACAGCGGCGGGAAGAGGGTTACACGTTTAGCTGGCGCCGGCTGAGCATCCCAGACATTTTGGGCACCGCTTTTTTGGTGCCCTCAAATCTTGGCACCCTAAGCAGCTGCCTAGTTTGACTAGTGGTTCCACTGGCCCTGTCTGGAGCCTGGGGCATGGACAGCTGACGCATACGAATGTATCTGAAAGTGTCAGGATCCAGGCACAAGGACTAGGAACACTGATGCTGCCAGAGCTAGCGCCAAACACTATCAGCTGGCATCTGTGTAAAGACCAGCAATACCCGCCCTGGAAGGATGATTTTTACAGCTTTCGCTATACAGTGTAGCAACTTGAGTctttttaaactgaattttgccAAATTCCAGTCTGTGCCTTCTAAGAATGGGTGCTCGCTGCTCCTTTGATGCCTATACCCAGTTGCTACACTCAGCAGCACGTTCACTAGGGTCAGCTTCAGCTGTTCTACCGAAATTCAGTGCCTAAGGCAGCAGTCAGGTGCAAAGCACgcagcaggtgaaaaaaaaaaagttgttttcgAAAAGCACAACCTTGTGGGCTTTCAAGTCACTAAATGCAGTTGCTGTGGTGCACACACGTGGGAGAGGGGTTAAGAatcccgcccacacacacacacacacactactgtcCTTCTTGCCCCAAGCTTGTTTACACAATACACCTACTGAAACCTAATTGGGACCCTGGGTGATGTAATTCCCTATTTTTATAGGACAATTCCAATAAGCAtgggctcctctctctctctccaatgtcATATTCTGATGGGATCAATATGTCAATAACGATATCTATTATCTTAGCGGTAACCTGCAAAACATTCACTCTTGTGTAGCCATACTGGGTTTTTAGCACCTCTAGGCTGCAGCCATTAGAGGGAGACATTTACTATTCAGCATTTATACGGCTTTGGAAAGCTACAGCGCGCGTCACAGAATATACAAAGATACAGCCCTAATCCAGAGCCCTTACAATCTAACACAGACAAGTGACAACCAGGACAATGGTTCAGATAAAGGAAAATACTGAGAGATCAGAACAGATGGGCATAAGGAACAGAAATCAGTTTTAAGGAGGAGAAGCCATTACAGTCGAGTGGCGCTCACGTCCAGTATAGTAGCGGAGGCTGGTATAGACACACTTGGAGGAAAGAAGAATTATATTAGAGATTTAAATACTCTGATGTTGTAATGCAACTTCGATAAATATTacttattattttaaaaacacacacttcCTCATCCAATTGTTGATCTGTTCAGCACATTTCTTCCTATTAATCAGCATTCAGCTGTAAATATAGTATTGGGAGGACTTTATAGAAGAGCTAGAACCCAGTGACTAAGAGCTCCAGCATCACTTTGATTGTGATACGATAAACGTCACCGATCTACCATTCAACTACAGAGTTCAGTAAAACCCCACAaaaacagccagagagcagataAGTCTGATATGATGTGAACCTCACAGTTCAGCACTATCTACAGGATATGTGGGGAGAGCTTCAGAAGCAAGATCTAATCACATATTAATTCCTGTCAACTCCTCTGTGCGTCAGTAAAACACAGCCTCCTAGTAAAtgcttttccttttcctcttaATTTTGTTGTCCCCAAGGCACCTCTCAAAAAAGTGCAGGCTGATGTAAAGTCACTGCATAGACTAGCACTaacaaatctgttagtctttaaggtgccaccggcctccttattgtttttgtggatacagactaacacagctaccccctggtGCATAGACCAGTGCTAGATTTTTGGCATAACACTGAGACCATCAGGTGTCACCACATATGCTTAATTCAGTCCAATAAACAGTCAATAATACCTGGGATTAGTTTCATTTTTTTATGCTTAGTCAATAAACCAAGTTTAAACCTGTTACAAGTTTACTTGCACCTGGGAACAATTGAACAGTAAGTTCCCGTAGGAAACCTCATGTGCTCAACAAGTATTTGTATAATTAACCATCACCATCAAAGGGCAATCAGGTCCGCTTGAGACCCCGACCCCTGCCAATCTGCCATAGGGATCTGAAATATCTGCACAGTGTAAGAATGAAGGATTCCACACTACAGGTGGTGCTTAGAATGATACATTACAAAACCCACCTGGAGCTTTGCAATACCCACGTTCAAGCTTTTTCCTCAGAGGGAAGCCAGTTGAATCTAGTCAGACTTTATGTTTTTGTCAGTAGAGCCTTTTATGCATCTCTGGACAAACACAATATTACACTGACGCAAGGGGGGCAAAAGGGGAAAGCTtttcctgaaagaaaaaaaacaaaagcccAGTGTGCTTTCAACACTTTGTATAGGACATTTGTGTGCATTTACTGACCACTAAGCTTTCACCTTTGTTAAACTGTGATTAAGTGTTTTAATAATTTACTATCAGCCAAGCAACCTGTGATGTTGCAcgctatatgattttatgaaagtatgctgatgagtaaCTAaagtatgcttcatgcaaaagatctcttgtaatctactgagtgtggtcatcctatttgtataaatgtatcactcttgtatctgaaactagaagtATGAAGTATAGCTCTGAGggtctattgtaattatgcaaagtgtgggccattaatggtggttttgaatcttgatggctcccattaaccaggacaattgactgtagatggctctgttttacttgcaagtcttcctgtatacgtgtgtgccgGCAAATGGGTAATGACGTCTTACagtgacctgaactggaatccatctttaacctggtgtttttccattgagaaggaaaCTTTCACATTTCCTGCGACCAACACGCTACAACTGCACTGCATTCCTCATTTGGAGAAAGCTCGCTGAAAGGCACCAAAATCCAACAAAAACATCCCAAGTTTGAAATTTCTCGGGCTCACTGTTATAGACACTGGACATAAAACAAGTGTTACAAGTTTCCAGTCAGGAGGGAAAAAacgtttaatgtatttattttgataTTGCACGCACACTTCCAACATCAGCCCATTCTCCCCAAATTTAGCAACATCTGATTCTTCTCCCCAAAGGACATTCCTCCTATAATTTTAGAAGAGCAGCAAATTACTCTTTGTACTGAAACTGTTTTTGAGACCTTAACTACACAGGGATGACCAACATCTTTAGCATGACATAAATCAGGTGAGAGAGTACAAAACCTGAGTCTTCAATTGCAAATTCAGATGAACTGAATGTTTTGAGGGAGGTAGAATTCCTCTACTCAGCTGCAGCATATACTCAAGAGTGCTAGAGCAATTAGACCTGAAAAAGCTAGCTCATCTCACTGCCAATGGAGGATTACCGTGTTACACTACACTTTCAAATTCCCTGTTCAGTCTAATTTTAAGTGTTGTAGAGCAACGGTGCTTCCACCATCTAATAATTCTTATGGTCAGGAAACATTTATTTAATCCCAGACCAAGCCTAAGTTAAAATGGAATTAAAGCTGAATTCTGGATAAAATACAGTACAGGGATATTTCAATTATTCCCCCAATCAAGCCTTAAATAcccaaggtgccacaggattctttgctgcttctacagaaccagactaacacggctacccctctgatacaagaaaTTTGGAGTTAagcttaaatttaaaagaaatcctGACATGCTGAAGTATGGAAACAAACAAGCACCCAAAatgaccttctctctctctctcctacagTCACAATATGGCTAAAATCATGATAGTGTTTGGGGCCCAAATTAGATTAAAATGATTTCTGAGGACACGTTACTTTAAGGCAGGCCATTCATCTAGTTTTAAACTGACTGGTCCTGTTTTCTAAGGTTTGCCACCCACCCGGCACTGAAGGTTTGCCACCCACACGGCACTGAGG
Above is a genomic segment from Mauremys reevesii isolate NIE-2019 linkage group 8, ASM1616193v1, whole genome shotgun sequence containing:
- the LOC120370346 gene encoding leukotriene C4 synthase-like, with the translated sequence MLDQIALLAAVTVLGVLEQAYFALQVIYARRKYSVSPPDTAGPPEFERVFRAQANCSEYFPIFVSVLWVAGLFFQQGVAAVCGLLYLYARYQYFQGYRLSAHGRLEPMYFSAKVLWILIGLSMAGLLGHFLSLNSFVGRMEIPSKLQLLFRW